From the Theobroma cacao cultivar B97-61/B2 chromosome 2, Criollo_cocoa_genome_V2, whole genome shotgun sequence genome, one window contains:
- the LOC18607545 gene encoding heavy metal-associated isoprenylated plant protein 26 — protein MGALDHVSDLFDCSRSSSKLKKRKQLQTVEIKVKMDCEGCERKVKKSVEGMKGVTQVDVERKANKLTVVGYVDPAKVVARVAHRTGKKVELWPYVPYDVVAHPYAPGVYDKKAPAGYVRNAEDPQVSQLARASSTEVRYTTAFSDENPAACSVM, from the exons atgggTGCTCTGGATCATGTTTCTGATCTGTTTGACTGTTCTCGTAGCAGTTCCAAGCTCAAGAAACGTAAGCAGTTGCAG ACGGTGGAGATCAAGGTGAAAATGGACTGCGAAGGATGCGAACGCAAAGTGAAAAAATCAGTGGAAGGAATGAAGGGTGTAACCCAAGTGGACGTGGAACGCAAGGCCAACAAGCTAACCGTCGTTGGATACGTTGACCCAGCAAAGGTCGTCGCACGCGTGGCACATCGGACGGGGAAGAAGGTCGAGCTGTGGCCCTACGTGCCTTACGACGTGGTTGCCCACCCTTACGCTCCTGGGGTGTACGACAAGAAGGCCCCAGCTGGGTACGTGCGCAATGCCGAGGACCCACAGGTGTCGCAACTGGCTCGTGCTAGCTCCACCGAAGTTCGATACACCACAGCTTTTAGCGACGAGAACCCTGCAGCTTGTTCTGTTATGTGA
- the LOC18607548 gene encoding uncharacterized protein LOC18607548 isoform X1 produces the protein MSRCLPFPPPEYVRNGVSGEALLELIKVQRERVKAEGEKKKEKRRRKKEKRKEREQGEICQKKPGHHERHKRLKSNEGGGRSENQGKTAYGTQEMELSSLTEELMQPISDSFYESSDNSQSIHKKRNSRSRNECHNDGNIVQMDIQQQKHKTPEALSRKPDCSTIMMDSVVQKKLELPVDEQFSSASGVPATDVHVFVPPPLRKLYHSSQTTRIYMDEESKMTLTEQFRELVESWLPCPLQIEQFDVGDQEGLFERKSPRGDICETSNASNDVLYHGYSNSCPYGQCLLHSLLILDSGVQKKLELDPTPVKVQLSSDCGVPATDEKSEMAPTSSCSEISLLQIESQFRELVANWLPPSLQAEHFDIGDQDWLFETKQPRSDINDTSNASYDVLHQGDFTQYPCAQILPQANIYALPYTVPY, from the exons ATGTCACGGTGCTTACCGTTTCCCCCGCCGGAGTACGTGCGGAATGGAGTGAGTGGGGAGGCTCTTTTGGAGCTTATTAAG GTTCAGAGAGAAAGAGTGAAGGCTGAAggggaaaagaagaaggagaaaaggaggcgcaagaaagagaagaggaaagaaagggAGCAAGGAGAGATTTGCCAGAAAAAACCAGGTCATCATGAAAGGCATAAGCGTTTGAAGAGCAATGAAGGTGGAGGAAGAAGTGAAAATCAGGGTAAAACTGCATATGGAACCCAGGAGATGGAGTTGAGCAGCCTCACTGAAGAGCTTATGCAGCCTATATCTGACAGCTTTTACGAGTCTTCAGACAACAGCCAAAGCATTcataagaaaagaaacagCAGATCCCGCAATGAATGCCATAATGATG GAAATATTGTTCAGATGGATATCCAGCAGCAAAAGCACAAGACTCCTGAAGCCCTATCCCGCAAACCAGACTGCTCTACCATAATGATGGATTCTGTAGTCCAGAAAAAGCTTGAATTACCTGTTGACGAACAGTTTTCTTCAGCTTCTGGTGTGCCAGCTACTGATGTCCACGTGTTTGTTCCACCACCTCTAAGAAAGCTCTATCATTCCTCTCAGACAACTAGGATCTATATGGATGAGGAATCCAAAATGACTCTGACAGAACAATTCAGAGAGTTAGTGGAGAGCTGGCTTCCCTGTCCCCTGCAGATTGAGCAATTTGATGTTGGTGATCAAGAGGGGCTCTTTGAGAGGAAGTCCCCCAGAGGCGACATTTGCGAGACATCCAATGCTAGCAATGATGTCCTGTATCATGGATACTCTAATTCATGTCCCTATGGTCAGTGTTTGCTCCACTCCCTTTTAATACTGGATTCTGGAGTCCAAAAGAAGCTTGAATTGGATCCTACACCTGTCAAAGTGCAACTTTCATCTGATTGTGGTGTGCCTGCTACTGATGAGAAGTCTGAAATGGCTCCAACATCCAGCTGCTCTGAAATTAGCTTGCTGCAGATAGAATCACAATTCAGAGAGTTAGTCGCAAACTGGCTTCCCCCTTCCTTGCAGGCTGAGCACTTTGACATTGGAGATCAAGACTGGCTCTTCGAGACGAAGCAACCCAGGAGCGACATAAATGACACATCTAATGCTAGTTATGATGTTTTACATCAAGGAGACTTCACTCAGTACCCATGTGCCCAAATCTTGCCCCAGGCTAACATATATGCCTTGCCATATACGGTACCATACTAA
- the LOC18607548 gene encoding uncharacterized protein LOC18607548 isoform X2 — protein sequence MCLHKVQRERVKAEGEKKKEKRRRKKEKRKEREQGEICQKKPGHHERHKRLKSNEGGGRSENQGKTAYGTQEMELSSLTEELMQPISDSFYESSDNSQSIHKKRNSRSRNECHNDGNIVQMDIQQQKHKTPEALSRKPDCSTIMMDSVVQKKLELPVDEQFSSASGVPATDVHVFVPPPLRKLYHSSQTTRIYMDEESKMTLTEQFRELVESWLPCPLQIEQFDVGDQEGLFERKSPRGDICETSNASNDVLYHGYSNSCPYGQCLLHSLLILDSGVQKKLELDPTPVKVQLSSDCGVPATDEKSEMAPTSSCSEISLLQIESQFRELVANWLPPSLQAEHFDIGDQDWLFETKQPRSDINDTSNASYDVLHQGDFTQYPCAQILPQANIYALPYTVPY from the exons ATGTGTCTCCACAAA GTTCAGAGAGAAAGAGTGAAGGCTGAAggggaaaagaagaaggagaaaaggaggcgcaagaaagagaagaggaaagaaagggAGCAAGGAGAGATTTGCCAGAAAAAACCAGGTCATCATGAAAGGCATAAGCGTTTGAAGAGCAATGAAGGTGGAGGAAGAAGTGAAAATCAGGGTAAAACTGCATATGGAACCCAGGAGATGGAGTTGAGCAGCCTCACTGAAGAGCTTATGCAGCCTATATCTGACAGCTTTTACGAGTCTTCAGACAACAGCCAAAGCATTcataagaaaagaaacagCAGATCCCGCAATGAATGCCATAATGATG GAAATATTGTTCAGATGGATATCCAGCAGCAAAAGCACAAGACTCCTGAAGCCCTATCCCGCAAACCAGACTGCTCTACCATAATGATGGATTCTGTAGTCCAGAAAAAGCTTGAATTACCTGTTGACGAACAGTTTTCTTCAGCTTCTGGTGTGCCAGCTACTGATGTCCACGTGTTTGTTCCACCACCTCTAAGAAAGCTCTATCATTCCTCTCAGACAACTAGGATCTATATGGATGAGGAATCCAAAATGACTCTGACAGAACAATTCAGAGAGTTAGTGGAGAGCTGGCTTCCCTGTCCCCTGCAGATTGAGCAATTTGATGTTGGTGATCAAGAGGGGCTCTTTGAGAGGAAGTCCCCCAGAGGCGACATTTGCGAGACATCCAATGCTAGCAATGATGTCCTGTATCATGGATACTCTAATTCATGTCCCTATGGTCAGTGTTTGCTCCACTCCCTTTTAATACTGGATTCTGGAGTCCAAAAGAAGCTTGAATTGGATCCTACACCTGTCAAAGTGCAACTTTCATCTGATTGTGGTGTGCCTGCTACTGATGAGAAGTCTGAAATGGCTCCAACATCCAGCTGCTCTGAAATTAGCTTGCTGCAGATAGAATCACAATTCAGAGAGTTAGTCGCAAACTGGCTTCCCCCTTCCTTGCAGGCTGAGCACTTTGACATTGGAGATCAAGACTGGCTCTTCGAGACGAAGCAACCCAGGAGCGACATAAATGACACATCTAATGCTAGTTATGATGTTTTACATCAAGGAGACTTCACTCAGTACCCATGTGCCCAAATCTTGCCCCAGGCTAACATATATGCCTTGCCATATACGGTACCATACTAA
- the LOC18607546 gene encoding WD-40 repeat-containing protein MSI2, with protein MADDSEMNPDQVEEEFTVWKKNTPFLYDLVISHPLEWPSLTVHWVPSSPSPYGADPSFSVHKLVLGTHTSGGASDFLMIADAVLPTLAAESDFGAKNDDPVFPKVEITQRMLVDGEVNRARCMPQNPVIIGAKTSGSEVFVFDYTKQAEKDKGGECDPDLRLRGHDKEGYGLSWSPLKEGYLVSGSQDHKICLWDLSAWPQAKVLNAMHVYEAHESVVEDVSWHLKNENIFGSSGDDCQLMIWDLRTNQTQHHVKAHDREINYLSFNPYNEWILATASSDSTVGLFDMRKLNVPLHVLSSHTGEVFQVEWDPNHETVLASSGDDRRLMVWDLNRIGEEQLEIELDADDGPPELLFSHGGHKAKISDFSWNKNEPWVISSVAEDNTLQVWQLAESIYRDDDTQTAEDYP; from the exons ATGGCAGACGATTCGGAGATGAACCCTGACCAGGTAGAGGAAGAGTTCACCGTATGGAAGAAGAACACCCCGTTCCTATACGATCTCGTCATTTCTCACCCTCTGGAGTGGCCTTCTTTGACTGTCCACTGGGTCCCGTCTTCGCCGAGCCCATATGGAGCGGACCCGTCTTTTTCCGTCCACAAACTCGTCCTCGGGACGCACACCAGCGGTGGCGCCTCGGACTTTCTCATGATTGCCGACGCAGTCCTCCCGACCCTCGCTGCAGAATCCGATTTTGGCGCCAAAAATGATGACCCGGTTTTCCCTAAG GTGGAGATAACACAGAGGATGCTTGTTGATGGGGAAGTGAACAGGGCAAGGTGTATGCCACAGAATCCGGTTATTATTGGTGCAAAGACCAGTGGCTCTGAGGTTTTCGTGTTTGATTACACCAAGCAGGCAGAGAAGGATAAGGGAGGTGAATGTGATCCTGATTTGAGGCTGAGGGGTCATGACAAGGAAGGGTATGGATTATCTTGGAGTCCACTTAAGGAGGGTTATCTTGTGAGTGGTTCACAAGACCATAAGATATGCCTGTGGGACTTGTCTGCTTGGCCTCAAGCGAAGGTTCTTAATGCAATGCATGTTTATGAG GCTCATGAAAGTGTGGTTGAAGATGTGTCATGGCATTTGAAGAATGAGAATATATTTGGTTCTTCAGGTGATGATTGTCAGTTGATGATCTGGGACTTGCGCACCAACCAAACTCAACATCACGTTAAAGCCCATGATAGAGAG ATCAATTATTTGTCTTTCAATCCTTATAATGAGTGGATTCTGGCTACAGCATCTTCTGACTCTACTGTTGGTTTGTTTGATATGCGGAAGCTGAATGTACCTTTGCATGTTTTAAGCAGTCACAC TGGAGAGGTCTTCCAGGTAGAATGGGATCCTAATCATGAGACGGTGCTGGCATCTTCTGGTGATGATAGAAGATTGATGGTTTGGGACCTTAACAG AATTGGGGAAGAGCAATTAGAAATTGAGCTAGATGCTGATGATGGTCCTCCCGAGCTGCTTTTTTCTCATGGAGGGCATAAAGCCAAGATATCAGATTTCTCATGGAACAAAAATGAGCCATGGGTGATTTCAAGTGTAGCTGAGGATAACACTCTTCAGGTCTGGCAATTGGCAGAGAGTATATATCGCGATGATGACACCCAAACAGCTGAGGACTATCCATAG
- the LOC18607547 gene encoding basic leucine zipper 23: MDDGELDFSNQEVFSGNMADIPSSCSMDSFFDELLNDSHACTHTHTCNPPGPDNSHTHTCFHVHTKIVPAPTEDKAAIDDTAESREKKSKKRPLGNREAVRKYREKVKARAASLEDEVVRLRALNQQLLKRLQGQAALEAEIARLKCLLVDIRGRIEGEIGSFPYQKSTTNVNMMNLPGAYVMNPCNVQCNDQMYCLHPGAEGKTGEAAELNGQGFNGCEFDNLPCLANQNSGEKELSTYGVGSAGSNGNSSGTKRRKGAHAATAG; this comes from the exons ATGGACGACGGGGAGCTTGATTTTTCGAACCAAGAAGTGTTTTCGGGCAACATGGCTGATATTCCAAGCAGTTGCTCCATGGACAGTTTTTTCGATGAATTACTCAACGATTCTCATGCTTGTACCCATACACACACTTGCAATCCACCCGGCCCCGATAACTCTCATACACACACCTGTTTCCATGTTCATACCAAAATTGTGCCTGCCCCAACTGAAGATAAGGCTGCTATTGATGACACTGCGGAGTCTAGGgagaagaaatcaaagaaacgTCCATTGGGTAATCGGGAAGCTGTTAGGAAGTATCGGGAAAAGGTTAAGGCACGAGCAGCCTCGTTGGAGGATGAGGTTGTGAGATTGAGGGCACTGAACCAGCAGCTGTTGAAGAGATTGCAAGGTCAGGCTGCATTGGAAGCTGAGATTGCAAGGCTCAAATGTTTGCTTGTGGATATTCGAGGAAGAATTGAAGGGGAGATTGGATCGTTTCCTTATCAGAAATCAACAACTAATGTTAACATGATGAATTTGCCTGGTGCTTATGTGATGAATCCCTGCAACGTGCAATGCAATGATCAAATGTATTGCCTTCACCCTGGGGCCGAAGGTAAAACAGGAGAAGCAGCAGAGCTGAATGGACAAGGATTTAATGGGTGTGAGTTTGACAATCTTCCGTGTTTGGCAAATCAGAACTCAGGAGAAAAGGAGCTTTCTACATATGGGGTTGGAAGTGCAGGGTCCAATGGCAATTCTTCTGGCacaaaaaggaggaaag GTGCTCATGCAGCTACAGCAGGTTGA